A window of Microbacterium sp. BK668 genomic DNA:
AGACGAAGGGGAGGGTGACGGCCCCGAGGGTGCCGAAGCTCGCGAAGACGGCGTGCTGGCGCTCCCGACGGTTCATCGCCCGCTCGTGGGCCACAGTGAACGAGATGACGTCGGCGACGAAGACGGCGAGGAGGGTCCCGATCACGGTGACCAGCAGCGTGAGGAGGGCATCGAGGGCGTTGGAGTAGCCGTGCGCGTTGAGGGCTACGAGGACGGCCAGCGAGGCGAACGAGAGGTAGATGCGCTCCTTCAGGTGGTCGGCACGCTCACGGCGCGCCTCGAAGTCCCGGTCGTGCACGACGTCATCGTCGGGCGCGGCGTCGCGGGCGGGCTTGGCGTCGGACACAGGACCTCCCGATCGGGCGAGGACGGATGCCGCGAGCCTACCGGCGCCCGGGCGTACGGGCCGCTCGAGCCCTGGGATAGCGTGGACGGGTCGAAGGGAGCCGGATGTCGCTCGTGGTGATGGGGGTCTCGGGGTCCGGGAAGTCGACGGTCGCCGCGCTTGTCGCCGAGCGCGCGGGCGCGACCTTCATCGACGCCGACGATCTGCATCCGCGCTCGAACGTCGACAAGATGGCCGCCGGCATCCCGCTGACGGATGAGGACCGGATGCCGTGGCTGCGAGAGGTGGGCGACGTCATCGCCCGGCACGCCGGCGAGCGCGTGGTCGTGGCCTGCTCGGCTCTCAAGCGGGCGTACCGCGACGCGATCCGTGAACGCGCGGGCCGCGTGCTGTTCGCCCAGCTGGACGGCGCGCGCGACCTGCTCGCAGAGCGGATGGGCGGACGAGGCCACCACTTCATGCCGCTGACCCTGCTGGATTCGCAGCTGGCGACCCTGGAGCCCCTGGAGGACGACGAGCACGGCCTGCGGGTGGACATCGCGAGATCGCCCGATGCGATCGCGGACGCGATCCTGGCCCGCTGGCTCGCGCAGCCGTGACCGGCCGGACGGCGCTCACCGCGGACGTCGGCTGCGTCTGCGCCACCGACGACGGGGAGCGGATGCCTCGGCATCCGGTCCCGCCTCCGCCTCCTCTCGCCGGCGGGCATCTCCACGCTCCCGCCAGGCGCGCAGCTCCGCGTCGACGTCGCGCGTCGGCGTCACGACCGGTGGACCGCCGAGCAGCTGCCGCCGTGCCTCGATCACCCGCTTGTTGAAGTCCTCGAGGTACTCGCGCACGTCGTCCTCCCGCGGGAGGGCGTCGATCCTGCTCTCGAGCTCGGCATGCTCGACGCGGAGCATGAGCGCCGGCGGGCCGAGACCGCGCAGCTGCTCCTGCTCGATCTTGCGACGGATCCACCAGTCCGGATCGTGCCGGTCGCCGAGCCCGTCCAGCGGCTTGCCCGCCCCCGGCAGATCGTCGAACTCGCCGCGGCGGATGGCCTGCTGGATCGCGGTCTCGACGAACGCCGCGCGGTCGGCCGCCGTCGATCCACGCCGGGGCGCGTCGACGGGCCGGGTCTCGGCATCCTGCCCGAGATCCTGCTCGCCCCGCCACTTCTCGAGGCGGTAGCGCTCGGCGGCTTCGCGGGGATCCTCGGTCATGGCTCTACACGTGGTCGCGCCAGGAGTGCTTCGGGTCGAAGCCGAGCACGCGCCGGGCCTTGTCGATGGAGAGGAGGGTGTCGTTCTCGCCGAGGTCGCCCTTGAGCGGCACATCCGGGAAGACCTCGGCCACGAGCTCCGCGTTCGGGCGGGACATGACCGTGTCGGCGGCCGCGATGATGAAGCGGTCGAAGCCCGGGGTCGAGGCATCCAGCGCCCTCTGGACCGCCTGGGCGCCGTCCCGGCCGTCGATGTAGCCCCACAGGTTCCATTTGCGCCGCGTCGCATCTGCGTCGAACGAGGGGAACTCGGCGTAGTCCTCGGGGTCCATGACGTTCGAGAAGCGCAGCGCCGTGATCGAGAGATCCGGATGCCACCGCACGAGCTCGATCGCCAGCTGCTCCTCGAGATGCTTGACGAGCGAGTAGACAGACTCGGGGCGGGCCGCGTACTCCTCGTCGACCGGGATGTACGGCGGCGGGACGTCGAAGGGGAGGCCCAGCACCGTCTCGCTCGAGGCGTACACGATGCGACGGATGCCGAGGCGCACCGCTGCCCAGAACACATCGAACGTCGTGATGATGTTGTTGCGGAAGGTGGCGATGTCGCCGCGGATGCTCGGGGCCGGGATCGCGGCGAGATGGACGACGGCGTCGAACGGCCCCGACTCGCCGTGGACGCCCGAGAGTGCGTCGATGACCTGGCCGTAGTCGTTGAGGTCGACCTGGAGGAAGCCCGGACCCCGCGTGCCGACGACGTCCATCCCGACGACGTCATGCCCCGCTTCGCGGAGCTCACGGGCGACGACGGTTCCGAGTTTGCCGGATGATCCGGTCAGGGCGATGCGCATGGGCCCAGCCTTTCACGCGCTCGTGAAGCCGGGGGCCGCCTGCCCCGGCTTCCGCAGCGCCCGTCCCATTCCCGCCACCCGTACCTGAGCTCGGCGAACGGTGGAACGCCTCACCCGCGGTGATCGCCGGTCTCGGCATCCATGCTCTCCCGCTCCAGTCGGCGCAGCCGCATGCGGCCGAAGTCCTGAGCGCGCGGACCCGACGAGAGGGTGCGCAGGCTCGCGGCCAGGACGAACCGCGTCATCGTGACGACCGGAAGCGGCGACCGTCGGAGGCCGAGCACGCGCCGGAAGCGCGGCGGGATGGTGGCGACGGCGCTCGCGAAGAGCAGGCGGTACGCCAGGGTCATGAGAGGCGAGCCGCGGAAGGGGGAGCGGCGCAGGAACTGCACGACGTCGTCGACCCGCTCGTCGCGCCGCAGCTGCCCGGACTCGAGGTAGGCGTCGAGGCGGCGCCTGAGCTCGGCTTCGGTGACGGGCGGGTCGGCGACGCGCATGAGGCGTCCGGCGGTTGCCCAGTCCGCGACGTAAGCGTCGGGACCCCCGGGGATGCCGCCGCCCCATGTCTCATGGCAGGTCAGGAACGCGTCGGTGAAGGCGAGGTGCACCCAGTCCGAGAGGTCGGCGTCGGCCGCCGAGTACGCCCGCGTCCGGTTCGCGCCGTCGGTGTAGGAGCCCTGCACTCGGGTGTGGAGTCGGCCGACGCGCGCGCTCTCGGTATCGGCCTGAGCGCGGGAGCCGTAGGTGAGGCAGATAATCCAGCGCACGGTTCCCGACAGCCGGCCGAGCGGATCGTCGCGGTACCGTGACCAGTCGTGCACGCCCGCCATGGGCCCGGGGTGCAGAGCCTGAAGCAGCAGGGCGCGGATGCCCGCGACGAACGTCGCGGTGCCGGCGTGCACGGTCCAGGCGGGGCCGTCCTCCGCGAAGTACCCGGTGTCGCTCCCGTCGGCGAGCGCCCGCACCCAGGTCGGCGTGCCGTGCGGGTCTCCGGAGAGGGCGAGCAGCATCCGCGCTCGCAGAGGGGTTCGGGCCATGGATCCAGGCTTTCACGCCCCGGCCCGGGTCCGGCGCAACGGAGGAGATCTGCACTTGTGAGGACCGAGACGCGCGGTCTCATCCTCTCTCGTGCGGATCCCCTCAGAACTGCAGGCCGGCGGGGCGGCGGCCCCCGGCATCCATCCCTCGAAAGACGAGGGCCGCGCCGGATCGGCATCGACGTGACGTCAGCCGGGCGAGGCGTCCATCCTCCCGTCCCAGCGCGAAGGGCCCGCCCGATCGCTCGGACGGGCCCTTCGCGGGCAGTGGTCAGCTGCAGAAGGCGGGGGAGTACGCGATCTGCTTCTCGACCTCGACGGCCTTTCCGTCCACGGTCGCCGTCGCCTTCAGCGTCAGCGCCCCCGATGGGATGGAGCCGAGGCGCGTCGTGAACGTCGCCGAGACGGACTTGCCCGCGGCGACCGAGCCGAACGCCTTCGTGCCGTAGGCGCCCGACGCCGTGAGCGTCACGGGGAAGCCCTCCGCGTTGGTCACCGTGACCGCCTGCACGACCTTGCCGGCGACGCAGCGCGCCGCGACCGAGGCCGACACGGCGAGCTGCGGCTCGGGCGGTCCGACCACCGTGACGTTGAGCGTCACCGTGCGGTTCTGCGGAGCCAGCTCCTCCTCGCGGGTCTGGTTGAGGACGGCCGAGCCGTCTGCGGCGAAGTGCACCGTCTTGACGCGAGCGTGGCGGCTCGGGTCGTTGAGGCCTCCGTCGGCACCGGGGATCCACTCCGACACGGGCGGACGCGCGTGGTAGACGATGACCGGGTTGCCGTTCTCGTCGAGGGTGAAGGAGTTGTGACCCGGGCCGTTCTGCTGTCCGCCGAAGTCGTCGGAGGTCAGCAGCGGGTAGCCCGTCTTCGCCCACGTCGCAGGGTTCATGAGGTCGCCGCCGATCGGCGCGCGCAGCATGCCGATCGAGTAGGTCTCGTTCACCTCCGACGCGGAGAAGAACACGAACACCTCCTCGTCGCTCTTGATGACGGCGGGGCCCTCGTTGATGACCTGGCTCGTCGTCCGCTCCCACGCGTAGTTCGGCGTCGAGAGGAGGATGGACTTCGTCGTGAGCTGCGTGGGGTCGTTCGGGTTGATCTCGGCCATGCGGAGGTCCGAGGTGCCCGGCTTCTCCGCCCAGACGAGGTAGTGCTTGCCGTTCGCCTCGAAGTGCGTCATGTCGAGCGAGAAGCTCGTGAACGCCGCAGTGTCACCGGCCGCGGCCTTGACGTAGCCGAGCACGCTCCAGTTCGATGCGACCATGGGGTCGGTGTTGCCGGGGGCGCGCATGATCGTCGGGCGGATGTTCCAGACGTCCGTGCTGCGGCTCGAGGTGAAGAAGATGTACCAGTCGCCGTTGATCTTGTGCAGCTCCGGCGCCCAGAAGTACCGGTAGTTGCTCGTGGCGATCTTCGACCCGTTCGACGTGTCGGGCGACGCGGCGTTGTTGGCCCAGAGGAGCACCTGCTCCTGCGCCGTCGTCAGGCCGTTGATCGTGTCGGCACGGCGCAGGACGATGCGGTCGTAGCCGACGCCGGCGTTGGCCTGCGTCGTGGGGTAGGAACCGGTGAGGTAGTACTCCGTGCTGCCGGTGCGCTCGTCGTCGCGGAAGACCCATGGATCGGCCCGCTCCTTCACGAGGATGCCCTTGTCGTCGCCGTAGACGGGCTGGTTGACCGTGCCCGTCACGGTGTACTCGCCGGGCTTCGTCAGGTCGACGGAGCTCGTGTCCCAGTCGACGCCGAGCTGCTTCGACGAGCCGTCGGAGTAGCCGAGGTCGACCTTGTCGGGCAGGTCGAGCGAGCCGTTGACATCGACCGAGACGTCGTCGCCGGCATCCACCGACGTGTTGACGATGCGGCCGAGGGCCTTCTGCAGCGTGGTCAGTTCCGCCTGGGTGATGGCGAGAGCGGATGCCTCGATCGCACCCGTGGGGAGCCCCGAGAGCGTCGGTGCGGCCGACGCCGTGACCGAGACCGGCGCGCTGAACGTCGTGAAGTCGGACGTCGTGACCTCGTACGCCGCGTCCCCCGCGGTGCGCAGCGTCACGCGGTAGAGCCGCGAGCCGTTGTCGTACTTCACGTCGGCGCGCGACACCACGATGTTCTGCGTGTTCGTGAGCACCAGCTTCTGGTCGGTGAAGGTCACGAGGTCCTTCGACGAGTAGACGAAGATGCGGCCGTTCGCGGCGTTGTCCGCGGCGACGAGGCCATAGGTGCCGTCGGGCTTGCGGAACAGGGTCGGGTTCGCGAACTGCGACGTGCCCGAGCCGAAGGCGGGGTAGAGCACGCCCTTGTTGTTGTTCAGCGCGACGAGCGGGTCGCCGTTCTTCGCCGCAGCGAGGTGCAGCACCTCGGTCTTGGCCGTGTTGCCCGTGCGGACGTAGGCGACGGCCTGGCCGACGTCCTGCGCCTTCACGGTGACATCGTAGGTGCGGGTCGTGATGTGTCCGGCACGGCTGAAGGTCGCGGTCAGGGCGACCTGCTGGTCGGCTGCGGCGCGTGTGACGGCACCGGTCGTCGAGATCACGCCGGGCGCCGACGAGGCCCACGAGATCGCGGCGCCTTGCGACTCGGCGTTCAGCACGATGTCGCCGGCTGCGACCTTGATGCCGAGGTCGAACGCGTCGGCGGTGCGCTCGAGGTCGCCCTGCGGGTTCACCGCCGGCACGGTCACCGCGAAGTCGCGGGTGATCGACTGGCCCGCGAGCGTGAAGGTTCCGGTCAGGACGACCGACGCGTCAGGCTGACCCTCGGCCGGACGCGTGACCTTGCCGTCCGCGCCGATGACCGACGGATGCGATGAGGCCCACGTGATGCGGGACAGGTTCGGCGTGCCCGTCGTCGGCAGCGTGAGATCGGCGGTCGCTTCGCTCGGGAGAGACACGGCGTCCGCATCGGCCGCGAGGGCGGCGTCGGTCTGGGCCGCGGTGGTGCGGTCGCTCAGGTGATAGAGCTCCGCGATCTGGCCGGCCGAATAGGCCGAGGTCGACACGATGACGTCGTCGACGCCGCCCTTGTAGAAGATATCGGGGTAGCTCGAGCGCCCGATGTAGCCGACGAGGCCTGTGCCGAATTGCGAGATGGTGCGGGTGGTCGCGACGGTGCCGACGAGGGCTCCGTTGTAGTACCCCGAGATGGAGGTCGGCGTGACGACGGTCGTGTACATCGACCACGCCGTTCCGGTCGTCGGACCGGCGATGCCCTGCGATGCCGTCGTCGGTGAGATGCCGTACTCCGTGCCCCACGGCGCGGTGGGGGCGCTGCCGTTCGTGATGACGGTCTTGAAGCGTCCCGACGGGTTCCGCGGGTTGAGCAGCCAGTACTGCGCGGGCGGGTTGGCCGTCGAGCCGAAGAACATCGCGGCGTAGTTGCCCGCACCGGTGTCGTTGCGCAGCCACGTCGAGATCGTGAGGGTGTTCTTCCCGTCGAAGATCCCCGCCGGGAAGCGGACATAGCCTGCGCCGCTGTTCGACGCGCCGCCGGGAAGCGTCAGCTCGCCGTTGGCCACCGTAACTCCGGTTCCGACGATCGTGCCGTCGTTGTTGTGGCCCGAGACATCCTTCACCGCCCCCGCGGTGCTGAAGTCGTAGTGGAGGACGATGTTCGGGTCGTCCGGGACGGGATCGGCATGAGCTGCCGTTGGTGCGAGGACGCCGACTGTCAGGGCGGCGATCGCCGCACCTGTCACCCCCAAGCGTCGCCATGACTTCGTCGCCATGTGGAACCTCTCCGTTGCGGTGTGCGCCCGATCGCTCCGGGCACTGCGCGAAAGAGTAGCGCGTTACCGCTCACATTCCTAGCGCGGGTTCTGGTGGGGTCGTCGTCGGGACGCCCGGTGTTGCGCACAGCGCGTCAGTCCTGCCACGCCGACGGCCACGGCTCCGCCACGCGAAGGTAGCCCGGGCCTGCGGCGCCGCTTCACTTGGCGCAAAGCGTCGGATGCCCGCGCCGTGAGCGACCGGACGCGCCAAGTGAATCGCGGCTGCAGCACGAGTGATGGGATGCCGCGGCATCCGTCATCGGTGCGGAGGGACCCCGGGCCTGCGGCGCCGCTTCACTTGGCGCAAACCGTCGTATGCCCGCGCCGTGAGCGACCGGATGCGCCAAGTGAATCACGGTTGCAGCCCGTGTGATGGGATGCCGCGGCATCCGTCATCGGTGCGGTGACGCCGCGGGTGGCGGGCTTCCCCCGCGAGGGTTGTCCCGCGAGGGTTTTGCCCGCGAGTGGTTTGTGCACGCGGGGCTTTGCCCGCGAAGGGGATCGCCCGGGCGTCGGGGCCCGTGCGCGCTGCCGCACCACGACTGAGGAGATCTGCAGTTCTGAGGACCAGAACGCGCTTCTCGATCCTCCATTGTGACGATCTCCTCAGTTGTGGTGGCCACACCGCCGGAGTCGGCGTTGCATTTCGCCACCGCGCCGAGGATGCGCGGCATGGCAGAGGTCGAGAAGGGCCCGAAACGGCGGAGGTCAGGGATGGGTTTGCCGCGGCATGCGTCATCCGGGCGATCTCGGCGGGTTCGCGCGTCCGTCGCCCACCGCCCTCTGCCCGCCTGGTCCGGTGGGTCGGCACGCCGCGGTGCGATGCCCCCGGCCACCCGGGCGAGCTGAACGCATGCCGGACGGCAATGCGACGCGGCTCCGCGCGAAGCGGTGCGCGATCCGCGGAGGGGGTTTGCGGTCCACGCTGGCCGAAGTCGCTAGTTAGCGCTAACGTGAGCGGTAACAGCCTGTCCGACGATGTTCAGACACTTGATGGAGAGTGGAATGAGACTGTTCCCCCGCCGCAAGGCCGCCCTCGTGGTCACCGCGATCAGCGCGATGGTCCTTGGGCTCGGCGCCACGGGCGCCCAGGCCGCCGTCCCCGACCAGGGGCTGGTGGCGCAATACGACTTCACGCAGACCAGCGGGGCATCCGTTCCCAACTCTGCGCCCGGCTCGAGCCTCGGCGCGGCCACGGTCCAGAATCTGCAGGCGACCGACTGGACCGGCTCGCAGCTGACGCTCCGCGGCGGCGCCAAGACGTCGACCGGCAACTGGGTGCGCCTGCCGAACGACATCCTCCAGGGCAAGACCTCCGCGACCGTCGTCGCCGAGGTCAAGGCCTCGCAGGCGATGCTCAACGGCTTCCACTTCCTGTGGAACATCGGCAACGACTCCTCCGCGACGGAGTACTTCTTCGCCTCGCTCAACTGCGGCTCCGGGCGCGCGCCCCTCGTAGGCCTCAAGTCGGCCGGCGTCGAGCGCCTCGTGCAGTCGAGCTCCTGCGGCGTGACAGCCAACCAGTGGGTCAGCGTGGTCGCGGTCGTCGATGGCGCCTCGGGCACGGCATCCCTCTACATCGACGGCAAGCGCGCGGCACAGGGCGCCATGCCCGTCACACCCGCGAACGTCGTCGACCAGTCGCTCAACGCGATCGGGCGCGCACCGTGGCCCGACCCTCTGTTCCAGGGCGCCATCTCGGCGTTCCGCGTGTACGACCGGGCCCTGAGCGCCGCCGAGGTCGCACAGGTCTCGGATTCGGATGCCCAGACCCACGCCGCGGAGCTGCAGGCGCAGGCCCAGGCCATCCTCACGAGCCTCAACGTGAGCGACGTCCAGACGAGCACCGACATCGACCTGCCCACATCGAGCGGCCGTGTCACGTGGACCTCGAGCAACCCGGCCGTCGTCGCGACCGACGGGACCGTCACGGCGCCCCTCGCGGGCCAGCCCGCGATCCCCGTGCAGCTGACCGCGACAGCGGCGGTGCGCGGCGTGACGGCGACCAAGACGATCACCGTCACGGTGCTGCCGTCGACCGAGAGCGCCGAGCAGCGCATCCAGCGCCTCGCGCAGCGATTCGTCATCCCGTCGGTCATCGAGTCCGGCGCGGCCCTTCCCGCCGCTCCCGAGGGCACGACCATCGCCGTCACGAGCGCGACGAGCGGAGTCGCGGTGACCGACACGATCTCGTCATCCTCCGAGGAGGCCCTCGACGCTACCATCACGATCCGCGTCACCGACTCCGCAACCGGGGCGACGACCGACCGTGCGTTCACGGTGCGCGTCCTCCCGGCGGCCACCACGACGCAGCTCCTCGCCTACAACCGGACGCCCACGACCGTCAACGAGGCGAACAACGCCGACGTGGCGCTCAGCATGCACCTCGCGCTCGAGGACGGCGCCGGCTGGTCGCCGCTCAACGAGAACTACGGCATCTTCTTCGCCAAGACCTCGACGACGCCGCCCGCGAGCGGCACGACCGAGTCGATCATCCGGAGCCTGCGCAGCCCGCACCTGTTCCACCTCGCCGACGGCGGCTACGGCATCGCGGCCACACGCACCGCGCGCGGCGGCGCATCCGACGGCACGCAGGCGTCGAGCTTCCTCTTCGCCAAGAGCTCCGACCTGCTGAGCTACCGGGAGATCGGACTGGTGAACGTCGGCGTGACGAGCGGCGTCAACGAGCCCGCCGTCGTGTGGGACTCGGCATCCCAGCGCTATGTCGTCTCGTGGATCTCGGATGCGGGCGCGCCCTACTACACGACGTTCGCAGACCTGGCCGACGTCTCGACGCGCGGCGCCGTGCTCCGCGGCACCGTCACCGGCAGCGCCGGCAACCCCGGCACCGGGGTCGCGAACTTCGCCTCGGGCAACGCCGTCCCCGTCGCGGCGAGCATCGCCGACGCGCTGCAGGTGCGCTTCGGCCGCATCGCCAACACCGACGTCGAGGCGCTGGACGGCGTCGAGGTCGAGCAGGGCGGCGCCCTGTCAGCCGCTGACCTGCCCGAGCGCGCCGAGCTCTCGTACGACGACGGATCGAAGGCGTCGCGCGCGATCGCGTGGGATGCCGCATCCCTCGCGGCGGTCGACACATCGGCGCCCGGCACGTACGAGGTGACCGGATCGGTCAAGGCGCCCCAGTACGCGACGCCGTTCGCCGACGAGCGGGCCGACCCGTCGGTGTTCCGGTTCGACTGGAACGGTCAGCAGAAGTTCCTCATGATCGCCACCGAGGACCTGAACCTCAACCCCATCGACCCGGCGAACGGCCCGCACATGCCGATCCGCATCGCCGACACGATCGAGGAGCTCTCGGACGACGCCGTCGATGCGGGACGCAACGTCGAGATCGATCTGCTGCGCGCGGGAGACACGGATGCCGACGGCGGCGTCATGACCGGATGCTTCTGGGCACCCGAGTTCCACGTGATCGGCGGCAAGCTCTCGATCCTTTTCATGCCCTGCTACAACGGCAGCAACGGCCGCCCCGACATGTGGACGGGGCGCGCGAGCATCATCCAGCTGAAGCAGGACGCGCAGGGCGCCGACCTCGACCCGGCCGTGCCGGCGAACTGGACGAAGGCGCAGAAGGTGGTCCGGTCGGACGGGTCGATCCTGAACCCGATCCAGAGCATCTCGCTGGACATGACGTACTTCCAGGACTCGGGCCAGTCGTACTACATGTGGCAGATGCTCGGCGCGATCTTCATCGCGAAGATGGACCCGGCCGATCCGACGCGACTCACGTCGGCCCCGGTGCGGATCCTCGCTCCCGAGTACGCGTGGGACAACACGATCGCCGAGGGGCCCAACGTGCATGTGCACGACGGCAAGCTCTACATGATCTACTCGGGCTCCACGGTGGGCGACAGCTACACCACGGGACTGGCGACGGCGACGGCGGGCCAGAACGTCGACCTGACCGACCCCGCCGCGTGGTCGAAGCTGAACTACCCGATCCAGAAGTCGGGTGTGTTCAACGGCGCGTGGCAGCTGGGCACGGGGCACGGCATGTGGTCTCACGACGAGGACGACAACCTCCTCTACGTCTTCCACGCACGCACCGATCACGACGGACTGAGCGGTCGCGACATGTTCGTCCGCCGCGTGCACTGGGCGGCTGACGGCCTCCCCGTGTTCGACATGGAGGAGGACGAGGAGGTCGCGCCGGACAATCGCGCCGTCAAGGTCGCGGTGACGGTCACGGCTGCGCCCGCCGCGACCCTCGACTACACGGCGACGGTCACGGCGCGGTGCGTCGCGGGCAAGGTCGTGCAGACGGTCCTGATCACCAATACGGATGACGTGGCCCTCGCGTTGCAGACGACGTCACCGTACGGCACGAAGGCGACCGCGTCGCTCGCCGCCGGCAAGAGCGTCTCGTATGCCTTCACGACGCGCCTGGCCACGATGCCCCCGGGCAGTGTGAAGGTCGACGCGAGCGCGACCGTCGGCGGCACGGCCGTCACGGGAACGCAGACGGTCACCTACCCGCAGGCGAACTGCGGCTGATCCCCTCCGGCTGATCCCATCCGGCTCAGTCGGGCGGCGGGGCCGGGCGGCGGAGCCGGGCGTGCACGGAGCATCCGTCGCGCCCGGCTTCGCGGCATCCACCGACGTCCCCCCGCCGCCGAGGGCCGGGATCGCACAGATGACAGATGCTGGAGCCGCGCGCCGGTGATTCGTGCGATCTCGACGGATGCTGACCGGGGCACGGAGATCGGTGCGGCGGGTCCGGGCATCTTGTGTGCGCTAACAAGTGACCGCTAACATCCCGACAGGTGCGTGGGCAGCCGTCCATGCGCAGACCGACGACGAGGTGGGTTGACATGCCGACGATGGCGGAGAGGGCGAAAGCCCGGCGCAGGATGGCGGGCTGGACGGGAGGCGTGCTGGCGATGGCCTTGGCCGTGGGGGGGATGTCGGCTCCCGCAGCGGCCGCGGAGCCCCTGAGTGTCGGGGCACCGGTGCTCGATCTGCAATTCGAGGGAGGAGTGGACGACACCAGCTCCCTCGCGCATCCCACTCAGCTGCGCGGACACCAGGGGGCCGCGCCGACTGCCACCTATGTGGCCGGCGTCAAGCCCGACTCGCAGGCGATCAAGTTCGGCGGCAACACGTATCTCAGCCTCGGTTCGAGCGCCCAGCTCCTTCCGGCCAGACTGACGCTCTCGTTCTGGCTGAAGCCGGACGCCCCGATGAGCGGTGAAGAGATCATCACGTGGAACAAGGCCGCATACAACAGCGATGGCTTCTACGTCTCGTCCGTGTCGAACTCCAATCCTTTGCTCCTCTCCGTGGGCACGGGGTCGAGCCAGCCGCTGGAGATCCGCGCCGCCGCGACCGACCGGAACGCGTTCTTCGCGC
This region includes:
- a CDS encoding gluconokinase, yielding MSLVVMGVSGSGKSTVAALVAERAGATFIDADDLHPRSNVDKMAAGIPLTDEDRMPWLREVGDVIARHAGERVVVACSALKRAYRDAIRERAGRVLFAQLDGARDLLAERMGGRGHHFMPLTLLDSQLATLEPLEDDEHGLRVDIARSPDAIADAILARWLAQP
- a CDS encoding DUF1992 domain-containing protein, which gives rise to MTEDPREAAERYRLEKWRGEQDLGQDAETRPVDAPRRGSTAADRAAFVETAIQQAIRRGEFDDLPGAGKPLDGLGDRHDPDWWIRRKIEQEQLRGLGPPALMLRVEHAELESRIDALPREDDVREYLEDFNKRVIEARRQLLGGPPVVTPTRDVDAELRAWRERGDARRREEAEAGPDAEASAPRRRWRRRSRRPR
- a CDS encoding NAD(P)-dependent oxidoreductase — protein: MRIALTGSSGKLGTVVARELREAGHDVVGMDVVGTRGPGFLQVDLNDYGQVIDALSGVHGESGPFDAVVHLAAIPAPSIRGDIATFRNNIITTFDVFWAAVRLGIRRIVYASSETVLGLPFDVPPPYIPVDEEYAARPESVYSLVKHLEEQLAIELVRWHPDLSITALRFSNVMDPEDYAEFPSFDADATRRKWNLWGYIDGRDGAQAVQRALDASTPGFDRFIIAAADTVMSRPNAELVAEVFPDVPLKGDLGENDTLLSIDKARRVLGFDPKHSWRDHV
- a CDS encoding oxygenase MpaB family protein: MARTPLRARMLLALSGDPHGTPTWVRALADGSDTGYFAEDGPAWTVHAGTATFVAGIRALLLQALHPGPMAGVHDWSRYRDDPLGRLSGTVRWIICLTYGSRAQADTESARVGRLHTRVQGSYTDGANRTRAYSAADADLSDWVHLAFTDAFLTCHETWGGGIPGGPDAYVADWATAGRLMRVADPPVTEAELRRRLDAYLESGQLRRDERVDDVVQFLRRSPFRGSPLMTLAYRLLFASAVATIPPRFRRVLGLRRSPLPVVTMTRFVLAASLRTLSSGPRAQDFGRMRLRRLERESMDAETGDHRG
- a CDS encoding family 43 glycosylhydrolase — protein: MATKSWRRLGVTGAAIAALTVGVLAPTAAHADPVPDDPNIVLHYDFSTAGAVKDVSGHNNDGTIVGTGVTVANGELTLPGGASNSGAGYVRFPAGIFDGKNTLTISTWLRNDTGAGNYAAMFFGSTANPPAQYWLLNPRNPSGRFKTVITNGSAPTAPWGTEYGISPTTASQGIAGPTTGTAWSMYTTVVTPTSISGYYNGALVGTVATTRTISQFGTGLVGYIGRSSYPDIFYKGGVDDVIVSTSAYSAGQIAELYHLSDRTTAAQTDAALAADADAVSLPSEATADLTLPTTGTPNLSRITWASSHPSVIGADGKVTRPAEGQPDASVVLTGTFTLAGQSITRDFAVTVPAVNPQGDLERTADAFDLGIKVAAGDIVLNAESQGAAISWASSAPGVISTTGAVTRAAADQQVALTATFSRAGHITTRTYDVTVKAQDVGQAVAYVRTGNTAKTEVLHLAAAKNGDPLVALNNNKGVLYPAFGSGTSQFANPTLFRKPDGTYGLVAADNAANGRIFVYSSKDLVTFTDQKLVLTNTQNIVVSRADVKYDNGSRLYRVTLRTAGDAAYEVTTSDFTTFSAPVSVTASAAPTLSGLPTGAIEASALAITQAELTTLQKALGRIVNTSVDAGDDVSVDVNGSLDLPDKVDLGYSDGSSKQLGVDWDTSSVDLTKPGEYTVTGTVNQPVYGDDKGILVKERADPWVFRDDERTGSTEYYLTGSYPTTQANAGVGYDRIVLRRADTINGLTTAQEQVLLWANNAASPDTSNGSKIATSNYRYFWAPELHKINGDWYIFFTSSRSTDVWNIRPTIMRAPGNTDPMVASNWSVLGYVKAAAGDTAAFTSFSLDMTHFEANGKHYLVWAEKPGTSDLRMAEINPNDPTQLTTKSILLSTPNYAWERTTSQVINEGPAVIKSDEEVFVFFSASEVNETYSIGMLRAPIGGDLMNPATWAKTGYPLLTSDDFGGQQNGPGHNSFTLDENGNPVIVYHARPPVSEWIPGADGGLNDPSRHARVKTVHFAADGSAVLNQTREEELAPQNRTVTLNVTVVGPPEPQLAVSASVAARCVAGKVVQAVTVTNAEGFPVTLTASGAYGTKAFGSVAAGKSVSATFTTRLGSIPSGALTLKATATVDGKAVEVEKQIAYSPAFCS
- a CDS encoding family 43 glycosylhydrolase, producing MRLFPRRKAALVVTAISAMVLGLGATGAQAAVPDQGLVAQYDFTQTSGASVPNSAPGSSLGAATVQNLQATDWTGSQLTLRGGAKTSTGNWVRLPNDILQGKTSATVVAEVKASQAMLNGFHFLWNIGNDSSATEYFFASLNCGSGRAPLVGLKSAGVERLVQSSSCGVTANQWVSVVAVVDGASGTASLYIDGKRAAQGAMPVTPANVVDQSLNAIGRAPWPDPLFQGAISAFRVYDRALSAAEVAQVSDSDAQTHAAELQAQAQAILTSLNVSDVQTSTDIDLPTSSGRVTWTSSNPAVVATDGTVTAPLAGQPAIPVQLTATAAVRGVTATKTITVTVLPSTESAEQRIQRLAQRFVIPSVIESGAALPAAPEGTTIAVTSATSGVAVTDTISSSSEEALDATITIRVTDSATGATTDRAFTVRVLPAATTTQLLAYNRTPTTVNEANNADVALSMHLALEDGAGWSPLNENYGIFFAKTSTTPPASGTTESIIRSLRSPHLFHLADGGYGIAATRTARGGASDGTQASSFLFAKSSDLLSYREIGLVNVGVTSGVNEPAVVWDSASQRYVVSWISDAGAPYYTTFADLADVSTRGAVLRGTVTGSAGNPGTGVANFASGNAVPVAASIADALQVRFGRIANTDVEALDGVEVEQGGALSAADLPERAELSYDDGSKASRAIAWDAASLAAVDTSAPGTYEVTGSVKAPQYATPFADERADPSVFRFDWNGQQKFLMIATEDLNLNPIDPANGPHMPIRIADTIEELSDDAVDAGRNVEIDLLRAGDTDADGGVMTGCFWAPEFHVIGGKLSILFMPCYNGSNGRPDMWTGRASIIQLKQDAQGADLDPAVPANWTKAQKVVRSDGSILNPIQSISLDMTYFQDSGQSYYMWQMLGAIFIAKMDPADPTRLTSAPVRILAPEYAWDNTIAEGPNVHVHDGKLYMIYSGSTVGDSYTTGLATATAGQNVDLTDPAAWSKLNYPIQKSGVFNGAWQLGTGHGMWSHDEDDNLLYVFHARTDHDGLSGRDMFVRRVHWAADGLPVFDMEEDEEVAPDNRAVKVAVTVTAAPAATLDYTATVTARCVAGKVVQTVLITNTDDVALALQTTSPYGTKATASLAAGKSVSYAFTTRLATMPPGSVKVDASATVGGTAVTGTQTVTYPQANCG